The Dehalococcoides mccartyi CG5 genome contains the following window.
AAAACAATTACCAACGCAAGAAGTTTTGCCCGCAAATGATTTGATGATAAGCGGTATCAGAGATTCGGTATTTATTGCGGATCTAAATGGCAAAATAGTATTTGCTAATGATCAGGCTTGTAAAGTTCACGGATATACAAAAGGCGAATTTAAAGGCCTGAATGTCATAGATATAGTCCCACCCGAGCGGGTTAAAGAGGTTATGCCACACATCAACAAAGTCAAAGCACAGGGATATTCTATTCATAATTCAATTCACCGATGTAAAAATGGTGAAATAAAAATATCAGAGATTTCCTTAAGGCTTATTGAGATGGACAACCATGAATATATCCTGGCATTGTTTAAGGATATATCTGAGTTCCAAACAAAAATTCAGACTTATGTTGCAGCACAAGAAAAAGAACGGGAGTGGGTTTCAATTGAGATTCACGACAGGATTGTCCAGAATCTGTCTGGGATTTTGCATCAAATAAATGCTTTGACCCTCTGCAAGAAACCTTTTAATAAGGATAAAAGAGATAAACTGGATGAATTATCGGGGCAATTGAATAATACTATAATTGAAGCTCGAAGTATTATGCGGG
Protein-coding sequences here:
- a CDS encoding PAS domain-containing sensor histidine kinase, translated to MLGEKQLPTQEVLPANDLMISGIRDSVFIADLNGKIVFANDQACKVHGYTKGEFKGLNVIDIVPPERVKEVMPHINKVKAQGYSIHNSIHRCKNGEIKISEISLRLIEMDNHEYILALFKDISEFQTKIQTYVAAQEKEREWVSIEIHDRIVQNLSGILHQINALTLCKKPFNKDKRDKLDELSGQLNNTIIEARSIMRELYPSTLTGYGLIRLIQEESIHLQDEMHCEIKFNHSLTKAVPPYLETTIYRIVHEALLNAKKYSQASQIVVDLNRTDKNISLDICDNGIGFCLKNVDWIRPSGLQSMRQRAEIVSGTFCIRSGVKGTCIHVLLPIINHIMPTLSL